A stretch of the Xiphophorus couchianus chromosome 15, X_couchianus-1.0, whole genome shotgun sequence genome encodes the following:
- the sgk1 gene encoding serine/threonine-protein kinase Sgk1 isoform X1 gives MKMVNGGGGGRGGGGEKTAFSFKKCSAFQFVKRKVRRWMRNPKVNVEKTQGKNLLYPCPRCPLAEDLWYTHFPSPYGCCHYAGLQGCHYYHQELCSPCTKSGQPSGHEKGKNCKVQKWRMLSHHHNENVGKPKEAASDVHMDGCQCWALHTSPLLASPVILECSVCSGPYISYAMEDSWQPRQRTQAMDLDYHNESEQDSYCCPGDSTFMKQRKMGLNDFIQKLSTNSYACKHPEVQSILNLTPPQDPELMNSNPSPPPSPSQQINLGPSSNPSAKPSDFHFLKVIGKGSFGKVLLARHRTDDQFYAVKVLQKKAILKKKEEKHIMSERNVLLKNVKHPFLVGLHYSFQTADKLYFILDYINGGELFYHLQRERCFLEPRARFYAAEIGSALGYLHSLNIVYRDLKPENILLDSQGHIILTDFGLCKENIEPNGTTSTFCGTPEYLAPEVLHKQPYDRTVDWWCLGAVLYEMLYGLPPFYSRNTAEMYDNILNKPLQLKPNISNAARHLLEGLLQKDRTKRLGCTEDFIEIKNHIFFSPINWDELNAKKITPPFNPNVTGPNDLRHFDPEFTDEPVPSSIGCSPDCVLATASIKEAAEAFEGFSYAPSMDSYL, from the exons ATGAAGATGGTTAacggtggaggaggaggaagaggaggagggggagagaAAACTGCCTTCTCCTTTAAGAAGTGTTCTGCTTTTCAGTTTGTCAAGAGAAAG GTACGGAGGTGGATGAGGAACCCCAAAGTGAACGTGGAGAAAACCCAGGGGAAAAATCTTCTCTATCCATGTCCAAGGTGTCCCCTGGCTGAGGACCTGTGGTACACACACTTCCCCTCGCCGTACGGCTGCTGCCACTACGCAGGCCTGCAGGGATGCCATTATTACCACCAGGAGCTCTGCTCTCCCTGCACAAAATCTGGACAACCCAGTGGACATGAGAAAGGCAAAAACTGCAAG GTGCAGAAATGGAGGATGCTGTCTCACCATCACAACGAGAATGTAGGCAAACCGAAGGAGGCAGCATCAGATGTTCACATGGACGGTTGTCAGTGCTGGGCGCTTCACACCTCGCCCCTTCTGGCCAGCCCAGTAATCCTGGAGTGCTCCGTCTGCAGTGGACCCTACATCAGCTATGCCATGGAGGATAGCTGGCAGCCCCGTCAACGTACTCAG GCAATGGACCTGGACTACCACAATGAGTCAGAGCAGGACAGCTACTGTTGCCCTGGAGACAGCA cttttatgAAACAGAGGAAGATGGGTCTGAACGACTTCATTCAGAAGCTCTCCACCAACTCCTACGCCTGCAAGCA TCCTGAAGTGCAGTCGATTCTGAACTTGACTCCTCCACAGGACCCTGAGCTCATGAACTCAAACCCCTCTCCTCCT CCCAGTCCATCCCAGCAGATCAACCTCGGCCCGTCATCCAATCCTTCAGCCAAGCCCAGCGACTTTCACTTCCTCAAAGTGATCGGCAAGGGCAGCTTTGGCAAGGTGCTGCTTGCTCGTCACCGCACAGATGACCAGTTTTATGCAGTCAAAGTTTTACAGAAGAAGGCCATTCTCAAGAAAAAAGAG GAGAAGCACATCATGTCAGAGAGGAATGTATTGCTGAAGAATGTCAAGCATCCATTCTTAGTGGGCCTGCATTATTCTTTCCAAACAGCAGACAAACTTTACTTCATCTTGGACTACATCAACGGAGGAGAG CTGTTCTACCACCTTCAGAGAGAGCGCTGCTTCCTGGAGCCCAGAGCCAGGTTTTATGCGGCAGAGATCGGGAGCGCACTGGGATACCTGCACTCCCTCAACATCGTCTACAGAGACCTGAAGCCGGAGAACATCCTGCTGGACTCACAGGGCCACATCATCCTCACAGATTTTGGCCTGTGCAAGGAGAATATCGAACCCAATGGGACCACGTCGACATTCTGCGGTACGCCAGAG TATTTGGCTCCTGAGGTGCTACACAAGCAGCCATACGACAGGACAGTAGACTGGTGGTGCTTAGGAGCTGTTCTTTATGAGATGCTGTATGGCCTG CCGCCGTTCTACAGCCGAAACACAGCAGAAATGTATGACAACATCCTGAACAAGCCACTGCAGCTGAAACCTAACATCTCCAATGCAGCCAGACACTTGTTGGAGGGTCTGCTACAAAAAGACCGCACCAAGAGGCTGGGCTGCACAGAGGACTTT ATCGAAATCAAGAACCACATATTCTTCTCTCCTATCAACTGGGATGAGCTTAATGCCAAGAAGATAACACCTCCCTTCAACCCTAATGTG ACGGGACCTAATGACCTGCGGCACTTTGATCCAGAGTTCACGGACGAACCGGTTCCAAGCTCCATCGGCTGCTCCCCAGACTGCGTCCTCGCCACTGCCAGCATCAAAGAGGCAGCCGAGGCCTTCGAGGGCTTTTCTTATGCCCCATCCATGGACTCCTACCTATAG
- the sgk1 gene encoding serine/threonine-protein kinase Sgk1 isoform X3, protein MRAREEKHWEESPPLFFRRLLLVLFRSLVFEPQMQTRQKNIYSKRAFMKQRKMGLNDFIQKLSTNSYACKHPEVQSILNLTPPQDPELMNSNPSPPPSPSQQINLGPSSNPSAKPSDFHFLKVIGKGSFGKVLLARHRTDDQFYAVKVLQKKAILKKKEEKHIMSERNVLLKNVKHPFLVGLHYSFQTADKLYFILDYINGGELFYHLQRERCFLEPRARFYAAEIGSALGYLHSLNIVYRDLKPENILLDSQGHIILTDFGLCKENIEPNGTTSTFCGTPEYLAPEVLHKQPYDRTVDWWCLGAVLYEMLYGLPPFYSRNTAEMYDNILNKPLQLKPNISNAARHLLEGLLQKDRTKRLGCTEDFIEIKNHIFFSPINWDELNAKKITPPFNPNVTGPNDLRHFDPEFTDEPVPSSIGCSPDCVLATASIKEAAEAFEGFSYAPSMDSYL, encoded by the exons ATGAGAGCCAGAGAGGAAAAACACTGGGAGGAATCGCCCCCTCTCTTCTTCCGCCGCCTCCTTCTCGTTTTGTTCCGTTCTTTGGTATTTGAGCCTCAGATGCAAACTCGACAGAAGAACATTTACTCCAAGAGAG cttttatgAAACAGAGGAAGATGGGTCTGAACGACTTCATTCAGAAGCTCTCCACCAACTCCTACGCCTGCAAGCA TCCTGAAGTGCAGTCGATTCTGAACTTGACTCCTCCACAGGACCCTGAGCTCATGAACTCAAACCCCTCTCCTCCT CCCAGTCCATCCCAGCAGATCAACCTCGGCCCGTCATCCAATCCTTCAGCCAAGCCCAGCGACTTTCACTTCCTCAAAGTGATCGGCAAGGGCAGCTTTGGCAAGGTGCTGCTTGCTCGTCACCGCACAGATGACCAGTTTTATGCAGTCAAAGTTTTACAGAAGAAGGCCATTCTCAAGAAAAAAGAG GAGAAGCACATCATGTCAGAGAGGAATGTATTGCTGAAGAATGTCAAGCATCCATTCTTAGTGGGCCTGCATTATTCTTTCCAAACAGCAGACAAACTTTACTTCATCTTGGACTACATCAACGGAGGAGAG CTGTTCTACCACCTTCAGAGAGAGCGCTGCTTCCTGGAGCCCAGAGCCAGGTTTTATGCGGCAGAGATCGGGAGCGCACTGGGATACCTGCACTCCCTCAACATCGTCTACAGAGACCTGAAGCCGGAGAACATCCTGCTGGACTCACAGGGCCACATCATCCTCACAGATTTTGGCCTGTGCAAGGAGAATATCGAACCCAATGGGACCACGTCGACATTCTGCGGTACGCCAGAG TATTTGGCTCCTGAGGTGCTACACAAGCAGCCATACGACAGGACAGTAGACTGGTGGTGCTTAGGAGCTGTTCTTTATGAGATGCTGTATGGCCTG CCGCCGTTCTACAGCCGAAACACAGCAGAAATGTATGACAACATCCTGAACAAGCCACTGCAGCTGAAACCTAACATCTCCAATGCAGCCAGACACTTGTTGGAGGGTCTGCTACAAAAAGACCGCACCAAGAGGCTGGGCTGCACAGAGGACTTT ATCGAAATCAAGAACCACATATTCTTCTCTCCTATCAACTGGGATGAGCTTAATGCCAAGAAGATAACACCTCCCTTCAACCCTAATGTG ACGGGACCTAATGACCTGCGGCACTTTGATCCAGAGTTCACGGACGAACCGGTTCCAAGCTCCATCGGCTGCTCCCCAGACTGCGTCCTCGCCACTGCCAGCATCAAAGAGGCAGCCGAGGCCTTCGAGGGCTTTTCTTATGCCCCATCCATGGACTCCTACCTATAG
- the sgk1 gene encoding serine/threonine-protein kinase Sgk1 isoform X4: protein MRCSLITSLPRSQQPLRFLVNRELKSILMKDKTTSLTSFMKQRKMGLNDFIQKLSTNSYACKHPEVQSILNLTPPQDPELMNSNPSPPPSPSQQINLGPSSNPSAKPSDFHFLKVIGKGSFGKVLLARHRTDDQFYAVKVLQKKAILKKKEEKHIMSERNVLLKNVKHPFLVGLHYSFQTADKLYFILDYINGGELFYHLQRERCFLEPRARFYAAEIGSALGYLHSLNIVYRDLKPENILLDSQGHIILTDFGLCKENIEPNGTTSTFCGTPEYLAPEVLHKQPYDRTVDWWCLGAVLYEMLYGLPPFYSRNTAEMYDNILNKPLQLKPNISNAARHLLEGLLQKDRTKRLGCTEDFIEIKNHIFFSPINWDELNAKKITPPFNPNVTGPNDLRHFDPEFTDEPVPSSIGCSPDCVLATASIKEAAEAFEGFSYAPSMDSYL, encoded by the exons ATGCGCTGTAGTTTGATTACATCGCTACCGAGGAGCCAGCAGCCTCTCCGCTTTCTTGTGAACCGGGAGTTAAAAAGCATCCTTATGAAAGACAAAACGACCTCATTGACCT cttttatgAAACAGAGGAAGATGGGTCTGAACGACTTCATTCAGAAGCTCTCCACCAACTCCTACGCCTGCAAGCA TCCTGAAGTGCAGTCGATTCTGAACTTGACTCCTCCACAGGACCCTGAGCTCATGAACTCAAACCCCTCTCCTCCT CCCAGTCCATCCCAGCAGATCAACCTCGGCCCGTCATCCAATCCTTCAGCCAAGCCCAGCGACTTTCACTTCCTCAAAGTGATCGGCAAGGGCAGCTTTGGCAAGGTGCTGCTTGCTCGTCACCGCACAGATGACCAGTTTTATGCAGTCAAAGTTTTACAGAAGAAGGCCATTCTCAAGAAAAAAGAG GAGAAGCACATCATGTCAGAGAGGAATGTATTGCTGAAGAATGTCAAGCATCCATTCTTAGTGGGCCTGCATTATTCTTTCCAAACAGCAGACAAACTTTACTTCATCTTGGACTACATCAACGGAGGAGAG CTGTTCTACCACCTTCAGAGAGAGCGCTGCTTCCTGGAGCCCAGAGCCAGGTTTTATGCGGCAGAGATCGGGAGCGCACTGGGATACCTGCACTCCCTCAACATCGTCTACAGAGACCTGAAGCCGGAGAACATCCTGCTGGACTCACAGGGCCACATCATCCTCACAGATTTTGGCCTGTGCAAGGAGAATATCGAACCCAATGGGACCACGTCGACATTCTGCGGTACGCCAGAG TATTTGGCTCCTGAGGTGCTACACAAGCAGCCATACGACAGGACAGTAGACTGGTGGTGCTTAGGAGCTGTTCTTTATGAGATGCTGTATGGCCTG CCGCCGTTCTACAGCCGAAACACAGCAGAAATGTATGACAACATCCTGAACAAGCCACTGCAGCTGAAACCTAACATCTCCAATGCAGCCAGACACTTGTTGGAGGGTCTGCTACAAAAAGACCGCACCAAGAGGCTGGGCTGCACAGAGGACTTT ATCGAAATCAAGAACCACATATTCTTCTCTCCTATCAACTGGGATGAGCTTAATGCCAAGAAGATAACACCTCCCTTCAACCCTAATGTG ACGGGACCTAATGACCTGCGGCACTTTGATCCAGAGTTCACGGACGAACCGGTTCCAAGCTCCATCGGCTGCTCCCCAGACTGCGTCCTCGCCACTGCCAGCATCAAAGAGGCAGCCGAGGCCTTCGAGGGCTTTTCTTATGCCCCATCCATGGACTCCTACCTATAG
- the sgk1 gene encoding serine/threonine-protein kinase Sgk1 isoform X5, translating into MRTHSELKAFMKQRKMGLNDFIQKLSTNSYACKHPEVQSILNLTPPQDPELMNSNPSPPPSPSQQINLGPSSNPSAKPSDFHFLKVIGKGSFGKVLLARHRTDDQFYAVKVLQKKAILKKKEEKHIMSERNVLLKNVKHPFLVGLHYSFQTADKLYFILDYINGGELFYHLQRERCFLEPRARFYAAEIGSALGYLHSLNIVYRDLKPENILLDSQGHIILTDFGLCKENIEPNGTTSTFCGTPEYLAPEVLHKQPYDRTVDWWCLGAVLYEMLYGLPPFYSRNTAEMYDNILNKPLQLKPNISNAARHLLEGLLQKDRTKRLGCTEDFIEIKNHIFFSPINWDELNAKKITPPFNPNVTGPNDLRHFDPEFTDEPVPSSIGCSPDCVLATASIKEAAEAFEGFSYAPSMDSYL; encoded by the exons ATGAGAACTCATTCGGAGCTTAAAG cttttatgAAACAGAGGAAGATGGGTCTGAACGACTTCATTCAGAAGCTCTCCACCAACTCCTACGCCTGCAAGCA TCCTGAAGTGCAGTCGATTCTGAACTTGACTCCTCCACAGGACCCTGAGCTCATGAACTCAAACCCCTCTCCTCCT CCCAGTCCATCCCAGCAGATCAACCTCGGCCCGTCATCCAATCCTTCAGCCAAGCCCAGCGACTTTCACTTCCTCAAAGTGATCGGCAAGGGCAGCTTTGGCAAGGTGCTGCTTGCTCGTCACCGCACAGATGACCAGTTTTATGCAGTCAAAGTTTTACAGAAGAAGGCCATTCTCAAGAAAAAAGAG GAGAAGCACATCATGTCAGAGAGGAATGTATTGCTGAAGAATGTCAAGCATCCATTCTTAGTGGGCCTGCATTATTCTTTCCAAACAGCAGACAAACTTTACTTCATCTTGGACTACATCAACGGAGGAGAG CTGTTCTACCACCTTCAGAGAGAGCGCTGCTTCCTGGAGCCCAGAGCCAGGTTTTATGCGGCAGAGATCGGGAGCGCACTGGGATACCTGCACTCCCTCAACATCGTCTACAGAGACCTGAAGCCGGAGAACATCCTGCTGGACTCACAGGGCCACATCATCCTCACAGATTTTGGCCTGTGCAAGGAGAATATCGAACCCAATGGGACCACGTCGACATTCTGCGGTACGCCAGAG TATTTGGCTCCTGAGGTGCTACACAAGCAGCCATACGACAGGACAGTAGACTGGTGGTGCTTAGGAGCTGTTCTTTATGAGATGCTGTATGGCCTG CCGCCGTTCTACAGCCGAAACACAGCAGAAATGTATGACAACATCCTGAACAAGCCACTGCAGCTGAAACCTAACATCTCCAATGCAGCCAGACACTTGTTGGAGGGTCTGCTACAAAAAGACCGCACCAAGAGGCTGGGCTGCACAGAGGACTTT ATCGAAATCAAGAACCACATATTCTTCTCTCCTATCAACTGGGATGAGCTTAATGCCAAGAAGATAACACCTCCCTTCAACCCTAATGTG ACGGGACCTAATGACCTGCGGCACTTTGATCCAGAGTTCACGGACGAACCGGTTCCAAGCTCCATCGGCTGCTCCCCAGACTGCGTCCTCGCCACTGCCAGCATCAAAGAGGCAGCCGAGGCCTTCGAGGGCTTTTCTTATGCCCCATCCATGGACTCCTACCTATAG
- the sgk1 gene encoding serine/threonine-protein kinase Sgk1 isoform X2 codes for MLHNQSSHRIAQTYAQAEMSQLAVFSKFFSLNANDSSALEGAALTRKRADALYWSKMDGSPHTVFTKAECFHAFQQAWPAPPCLGIVIKPGGGVQLQFVFWILMSAERILTLIMTIKTETEKPALTYSKSRGLVELVTAFMKQRKMGLNDFIQKLSTNSYACKHPEVQSILNLTPPQDPELMNSNPSPPPSPSQQINLGPSSNPSAKPSDFHFLKVIGKGSFGKVLLARHRTDDQFYAVKVLQKKAILKKKEEKHIMSERNVLLKNVKHPFLVGLHYSFQTADKLYFILDYINGGELFYHLQRERCFLEPRARFYAAEIGSALGYLHSLNIVYRDLKPENILLDSQGHIILTDFGLCKENIEPNGTTSTFCGTPEYLAPEVLHKQPYDRTVDWWCLGAVLYEMLYGLPPFYSRNTAEMYDNILNKPLQLKPNISNAARHLLEGLLQKDRTKRLGCTEDFIEIKNHIFFSPINWDELNAKKITPPFNPNVTGPNDLRHFDPEFTDEPVPSSIGCSPDCVLATASIKEAAEAFEGFSYAPSMDSYL; via the exons ATGTTGCATAACCAGAGCAGTCACAGAATTGCACAAACCTATGCGCAAGCAGAAATGTCCCAGTTAGCTGTGTTTAGTAAGTTTTTTTCCCTAAACGCCAATGACTCAAGCGCACTGGAAGGTGCGGCACTGACGCGTAAGCGCGCAGATGCCCTCTATTGGTCTAAAATGGATGGATCACCTCATACTGTATTTACTAAAGCTGAGTGTTTCCACGCCTTCCAGCAGGCGTGGCCAGCTCCTCCCTGTTTAGGCATCGTTATAAAACCGGGAGGCGGCGTACAGTTACAATTTGTATTTTGGATTTTGATGAGTGCGGAGCGGATCTTGACACTCATCATGAcgatcaaaacagaaacagagaagcCTGCCTTGACTTACTCAAAGTCGAGAGGACTTGTGGAATTAGTCACTG cttttatgAAACAGAGGAAGATGGGTCTGAACGACTTCATTCAGAAGCTCTCCACCAACTCCTACGCCTGCAAGCA TCCTGAAGTGCAGTCGATTCTGAACTTGACTCCTCCACAGGACCCTGAGCTCATGAACTCAAACCCCTCTCCTCCT CCCAGTCCATCCCAGCAGATCAACCTCGGCCCGTCATCCAATCCTTCAGCCAAGCCCAGCGACTTTCACTTCCTCAAAGTGATCGGCAAGGGCAGCTTTGGCAAGGTGCTGCTTGCTCGTCACCGCACAGATGACCAGTTTTATGCAGTCAAAGTTTTACAGAAGAAGGCCATTCTCAAGAAAAAAGAG GAGAAGCACATCATGTCAGAGAGGAATGTATTGCTGAAGAATGTCAAGCATCCATTCTTAGTGGGCCTGCATTATTCTTTCCAAACAGCAGACAAACTTTACTTCATCTTGGACTACATCAACGGAGGAGAG CTGTTCTACCACCTTCAGAGAGAGCGCTGCTTCCTGGAGCCCAGAGCCAGGTTTTATGCGGCAGAGATCGGGAGCGCACTGGGATACCTGCACTCCCTCAACATCGTCTACAGAGACCTGAAGCCGGAGAACATCCTGCTGGACTCACAGGGCCACATCATCCTCACAGATTTTGGCCTGTGCAAGGAGAATATCGAACCCAATGGGACCACGTCGACATTCTGCGGTACGCCAGAG TATTTGGCTCCTGAGGTGCTACACAAGCAGCCATACGACAGGACAGTAGACTGGTGGTGCTTAGGAGCTGTTCTTTATGAGATGCTGTATGGCCTG CCGCCGTTCTACAGCCGAAACACAGCAGAAATGTATGACAACATCCTGAACAAGCCACTGCAGCTGAAACCTAACATCTCCAATGCAGCCAGACACTTGTTGGAGGGTCTGCTACAAAAAGACCGCACCAAGAGGCTGGGCTGCACAGAGGACTTT ATCGAAATCAAGAACCACATATTCTTCTCTCCTATCAACTGGGATGAGCTTAATGCCAAGAAGATAACACCTCCCTTCAACCCTAATGTG ACGGGACCTAATGACCTGCGGCACTTTGATCCAGAGTTCACGGACGAACCGGTTCCAAGCTCCATCGGCTGCTCCCCAGACTGCGTCCTCGCCACTGCCAGCATCAAAGAGGCAGCCGAGGCCTTCGAGGGCTTTTCTTATGCCCCATCCATGGACTCCTACCTATAG